In one window of Mercurialis annua linkage group LG4, ddMerAnnu1.2, whole genome shotgun sequence DNA:
- the LOC126679272 gene encoding NDR1/HIN1-like protein 1, whose protein sequence is MSAKDCGNHGHKSRKLFRRLFAGILIFLFIVLVTILIIWAILRPSKPKFILQDVTVFAFNASNPNYLTSNFQVTFSSRNPNDNVGIYYDKLDIYATYRNQQITLRSSIPNTYQGHKEVNVWSPNVYGTDVPVAPYNAVGLSEDQNAGAVLLMIKMDGRVRFKVGTFVSGKYHLYVRCPAYIQFGSRTAGIIVGENSVKYSLIIKCSVSI, encoded by the coding sequence ATGTCCGCCAAGGACTGCGGTAACCACGGCCACAAAAGCCGAAAACTCTTCCGGCGTCTCTTCGCCGGAATTCTAATCTTCCTCTTCATCGTCTTAGTTACCATCCTCATAATCTGGGCCATACTCCGTCCAAGCAAGCCCAAATTCATCCTCCAAGACGTCACCGTTTTCGCATTCAACGCGTCAAATCCAAATTACTTAACCTCCAATTTCCAAGTCACCTTCTCTTCTCGCAATCCAAACGACAACGTCGGTATCTACTACGACAAGCTAGACATTTACGCCACGTACCGGAACCAACAGATCACTCTCCGATCATCCATACCGAACACGTATCAAGGTCACAAAGAGGTCAACGTCTGGTCACCGAATGTCTACGGCACCGACGTTCCTGTCGCGCCTTACAACGCCGTTGGATTGAGTGAAGATCAGAATGCTGGAGCCGTTCTGCTCATGATTAAAATGGATGGACGGGTGAGATTTAAAGTTGGCACTTTTGTTTCTGGAAAATATCATTTGTATGTTAGATGTCCCGCTTATATTCAGTTTGGCAGTAGAACTGCCGGAATTATTGTCGGTGAGAATTCCGTTAAGTATTCACTTATAATCAAGTGCAGTGTCAGTATTTGA